The following are encoded in a window of Oncorhynchus mykiss isolate Arlee chromosome 31, USDA_OmykA_1.1, whole genome shotgun sequence genomic DNA:
- the LOC110504982 gene encoding protein YIF1A, protein MDLPHHGYRASAKPRARAAPPAGDPLLFDDTSSAAPPMNSQGFYTPGYNMGGAPAGGPGGAGVNNLFADPMASAAMIYGSSLANQGKDIVNKEISRYVSVNKLKYFFAVDSKYVMKKLLLLMFPYTHQDWEVRYHRDTPLTPRHDVNAPDLYIPSMAFITYILLAGMALGIQNRFSPEVLGLCASTALVWVVIEVLVMLLSLYLLTVHSDLSTFDLIAYSGYKYVGMIFTVLGGLLFGSDGYFVALAWSSCALMFFIVRSLKMKILSSLSHDSMGAGASAKPRLRLYITVATAAFQPIIIYWLTSHLVR, encoded by the exons ATGGACCTTCCACATCATGGCTACCGAGCAAGTG CAAAGCCAAGAGCCCGTGCAGCTCCCCCCGCCGGGGACCCTCTCCTCTTTGACGATACCAGTTCGGCAGCACCACCAATGAACAGTCAGGGTTTCTACACCCCTGGGTACAACATGGGAGGGGCTCCAGCTGGAGGGCCAGGAGGTGCTGGGGTTAACAACCTGTTTGCTGACCCAATGGCCAGTGCAGCCATGATATATGGCTCTTCCCTGGCCAACCAGGGAAAGGATATTGTCAACAAGGAG ATCAGCAGGTACGTGTCTGTGAACAAGCTGAAGTATTTCTTTGCCGTCGACAGCAAATATGTAATGAAGAAACTTCTGCTCCTCATGTTCCCATACACACACCAG GACTGGGAAGTTCGTTACCACAGAGACACTCCTCTTACACCCAGGCATGACGTGAATGCACCCGACCTTTACATACCTT CAATGGCTTTCATCACCTACATTTTGCTTGCTGGGATGGCCCTTGGCATTCAGAACAG GTTCAGTCCAGAGGTCCTTGGTCTGTGTGCCAGCACTGCTTTGGTGTGGGTCGTTATAGAGGTCTTGGTCATGTTGTTGAGTCTCTACCTTCTCACGGTTCACTCTGACCTATCCACGTTTGACCTCATTGCCTACAGTGGATACAAATATGTGGG GATGATTTTCACAGTGCTGGGTGGTCTGCTGTTTGGCAGTGATGGTTACTTCGTGGCTCTCGCCTGGTCATCGTGTGCTCTTATGTTTTTCATT GTCCGTTCTCTCAAAATGAAGATTCTGTCGTCTCTCTCCCATGACTCCATGGGGGCTGGGGCGAGTGCCAAACCAAGACTCCGCCTGTACATCACCGTGGCCACCGCCGCCTTTCAGCCAATCATTATCTACTGGCTCACCTCACATCTGGTCAGGTGA